From the Helianthus annuus cultivar XRQ/B chromosome 17, HanXRQr2.0-SUNRISE, whole genome shotgun sequence genome, the window CAATTAAGCGAGATAGAAGAAATTCGGGATGAGGCATATGAATGTGCATCGGCGTATAAAGATAAACTCAAGAAGGTGCATGATGCAAAATTGCGAAAGAAAACGTtcgaagtgggtcaaaaagtttggttgtataactcaagactcaagatgtttgcgggcaaacttaaaagcaaatggatgggcccATATGTCGTTCGGAGAGTTGGGAGGTTTGGAGATGTAGATATCCAAGATGAGCACACGCtaaaacaacaaacggtgaacggtcaccggcTGAAGCCATACTTGGAAGGGAACGACATCAATAACTTGGAACTTGATAAAGCTGGTTACATCTTATGCCCGGTTGACGATGAGCAACCATGAGAGGTccaggtttggtagtgtacatagtggtattttgttttgttttgttttgtatagtTTGCATAATTACCGTATTTCCTTGAAATCCGTGtctgaaacaagtgtggggatattcgggtcacgaattgctctaacattgtgttgaggacaacacaggacttttgagggggtagggtgatttttacacattttttgaaaaatttaaaaacataaaaaaattgaaaaaacttgaaaaatataaaaattatatgtataaaaaTCACATTCTAAGCGAAACAGGAACTCCCAGATATCCcccgtaaattacggtaataccgtaatttacggtggaagtAAAAAGTGTGTGGTCTTTACGGTGAATCTCTACTGTTTTACGGTAGAAGTTTATGTTCAGGTTTCACCATAATTTACGGTCtgaccgtaagttacggtacgcAGTATAAGCCAATGCGGTGTTCCGGTTTTGCatgtataaaaaaaattattaattaATAACATCTGATTTCGTGAATAACCCCAGCCACTCAATTTCATTTCACTTTATTATCTATCTATCACCATCCATTTCTTTCACAAAGACCCACAAAATCCATCTTCTTCTCCAACCTTCAACTCTCCATAACCTTCTCAATTCTTGTCCAAACTAAGTAAAATCGGAGTCtatcttgactaatttttcacgtaGTTTCTGATTTTGCCAAGAGATTTACAAGAAAACGCAGTTTTTGAGTCCGAACTTCAAACCCTAGTTTCGAAATTTTGGGGCTTTTTGAAGTTTTTGCCTCATTTGTGTTTCTTACATCTTCAAACAAGGTATGGAAGTTTATTTACTATATTTTGATGATACATTGTGAGAATGAAGGTTATTTAGGTTATTTGCCcatacccacttgcttgttcttaGATATGGTAATGAAATTGGTTATTTGAACATGGTTATGGTTATAGATGTGGGATTTGTaattaaagtagtgaacttttgggaatctctacattgtagagacatcatgcccaaattttaaagaaagaaaagatttataaaaagctttggttcactaacatctacaaccatagtaacaagcaagtgtggggatattttaGAGAAAAGAGTCTAATCTTGTTTCGTTTGGTTGTGTTGTTTGCTCTAATGTGTGTAGGAAAGTCGTTAAGACGAAAGAAAAAGCGGGATCTAGTTCGTCTTCATCATTAAAGGGAAAGGTAAACAGCCGAAACAACAACCGAGAAAGAGACAATATTTGGGCCGAGTGGATGAAAGTGAAAGTGAGGAAGAGATGGAGTTGGACCCGACTGAAAAGCCGATATGGGATTCGGGACCATTGGATGAGCAACCAGAGGAGTGGCAAGCAACACTCTATCATGACCGTATGAATAAGTTGAAGAATAAAGCAGCGGCTTTTATATGTGAGAGGGACGTTCGAGAAGTGGAGTTTGGTCAGTTCGGGGTGTTTGACAAGTTCCGGGCTCTAGGTTGGGAGTCGGCACTTAGTTGTTTTGACAAAGATAAGAGCAACCTGTTTATGACCGAAATCCAAGAGTGGATGGCAACTCTTAAGGTTAATCAATATGACAGGCCATCACAAATGAAGCTAACGGGTATTGTGAATGGAATTCCGGTGGAGATGTCGTTTGACACGTTGAAGAAGCTTGGGAAATATGACAGTCTTCCAGCCCGTGATTACCTGATACCGACTCTTGATGACCTCCTGGTTAAACCGGAGAAACATGTTCGATGGAATGATATGTTGGCAGCATTGTTTTTACCCGGAAAATACAGTGGTATTCTATACCGGAAGAACTTAAAAATAGAAGCTAAATTGTTGCTAGCAATCTGTGTTCTCAATGTTATTCCACGAAGGGGGGACAAAGAGCAGGTGAGGTTCCCAGAGGTACCTGTTCTATATTCGCTAATGCATGGGTCTCCGCGTTTTCCGATACGCTATCTGATCATGAACCACTTATGGATTTGCCGGAACAAATATGGAAGGGACATTGTACCATATTGTCGAATCATAACGGGGTTAATGAAGCAACAAAAAGCTCTTACGTCCGAGGATCGGGGGCAACGAAAAGGCATCAACCGTTTACGTTAGACAAGATGTGGAGTGGTTGGACGTATACACAATCGGAGCGGTATTATAAGCTTAAGTCCGATGGGCAAAGATGGAGAGCGCTTAAGGCGGGTGCTAGAGATTTGTTACCGGGTGAAGAGGATGAACCCGAGAGTGAGGCGGAGATCCCAAGTAGGGATGAAGATTATGTTGAGCAACCACAAGGTGGTTTGAATTTGAATGTGGGGCAAGGGGGCCCAGGTGGAGGTTATGGTGGTGCTTTCTACGACTATGCGGGGCGATCTTATGTGCCCGGGTGGGCTTATGAAGGTACCATGCAAGAGGTGATAGCAAATCAACGTCCTCCGGCTTCCGTTTTTGAAACTTGGTCGGGTCCGGAGCGGACGTTATATGATCAAAATACCATGATGAGTGCAAGCATAGAGCGGTCCTTGAAACAAAACCTTGATCGTAGTGAGGCGTGGAATCGCACCTTTGCGTATTCCCAAGAGGTGGAAATGAATAATCGGTATCACGATGATCAAGAGAGAAGGATGCATGCAGACTGGCATGCCGGGAGGCCAgtggttgtggatccacaacatgtggactaTGCCTCGCTACCACCTTATGATGGGAGTGTGTCGCATCCGACTCCACAGCTTCACCACTCACAATGGATTGATCCGAGGCAACAAGAGGGAGCCCAACAACAACAAGGAGGGAGTAGTAGCGGCTCATTTGCGTTTGGAGAATGGAACGACATGATGTCTTCCATCTTTGGACCTCTGGGACCGCGCTATTATTAGTCAGGTTGTGTTTTCCCTTTGTATATTTTGTGCATATGTgttagtttgttttgttttgtttatggttgggtGGTGTATGATTGTTATGTCGAGTTTGGGATGGTGCTTGTTGGTGGTGTCATGTgttttaaaaaaaagtaaaaaaaaatcataaaatgaaaaatccaaaaagaaatttgtggtttgagaTTTTGAGCTTTTGGTTGATGTTGAATGAATTTTGGTGATCAAAGCCTcctaaaaccatacattgggggcaatgtatcccaagtgtggggatggggggaaatttttggagattttgaatttttttttttaaatcaagcgaaatattgtgagaatttgaacacctTAGATTAACCCCAAATGGTGCACCAGCAACCCTTGATACcctttcattcttggtgagaattgaagccacatttgtatataaataatgcttatctttgaggagagtggctacgggtgggggtacattagaacttgtgcttgaatgcgttttgagtccttagttagacatgaatgtgaaaaggataagggcatctaggtagcctcgtctttagtgtgtgtgagtgtgggatttggggggttggacctcataagttatatatatgagcatggttgcaagaggggcgggggtttggacatttagttgccaattttgtgcctaaaagcctatcgtttgttacccctagctacttacttaAAAATTTACCcaatttgacccggtcttttaGTGCTAGTAGTAGTAGTTTGAGTAGTATAATGTAGATATGTTTGATGTTTCATTGTATGCTTGTTTGCTTTGCttgaaaaaaatgaaataaaaaaaagaaaagagagATGTTTAGTTGTCTTGTACATAGTAGTTTAGATTGTTAGTGTTAGTTTGATTTATtatgtaataaaaagaccgggttaagttttcgctacttcatatatgtTCCATTTCCCACCtttacacctagccacgttacaacctcgaaagtccctttgatttgcattcatgtttagcacttgtaGGAGGAGGATCGATCTAGGTACAAGCCTATAATTGTGCAACCACCCATTTGCCTTTTGTGCGTCTAGCGTATCTTTGCTAGTGTtgacttgtagccgagaggagagatttagagaggggtgTATTGTTtagggtgttaaaaaggggttagtaaaaggaTTGCATGTTTTTGCTTGGTTTAAATTGATCACTTGTATTGAAATtgatttgatgagttgcttgggacaagcaacggttaagtgtggtgatgtgacgggtggtccataggacaacccttaatcatgttaaaagacgaattaatccttcacttaatcgcgtaattgtcttgaattagatgactacggttgcttatgtttcaggtgcagttTAGGAGCTTAAAGCGGAGAAAAACGCAGCTTTGGAAGGTTTAAAGATGAACGGGTCATGTGAGGAACAAAAGATGAAACAAAAGACAAATTTCAGgctaccaccgtaagttacggtttCACCGTAATTTACGATGGACTTGAAAAGAGCCTGATCTTCACCGTAAATCAGATAACAATCACCGTAACATTATTATGtgcaccgtaacttacggtagaaccgtaagttacggtggaggctgcGAGAATATTGTAACTGCCATCATTTATGCAGTTTTATgatgtcttttcatgtattctcaTCATTGGTCGATTGGAGAACGGCATTGGGGGTGATTTTGGCTATCCTTTCTTGGTTTTGAACAATtgctaacattcggtttgtgaaTTCAATTTGTATGAACATTGAGTTTGttgctatgatgattcaccaagctatgtgtggctaaacctttcggtgatcatcttaggtgaaggtttctcttgaacttttgtgtgttttttttctgaatttctagaatgataacttgcgttgcttgaatatcatggtgtatgcaTAATTGTTTGTAGCTTGTTAATTGATAGTGCAATTTATAATctcaatcgtacgttcttggtgccgttggaaatcgagatatcacgggaagggttagggttggttattgattaattgatcatcgggaaacaacctcgcgtttatataatccgagtactttgttcccttttatcacttcgaTTATTTAtgcacgagttatgtctatgtaactctttctggTTGGAATttcacacaattgtttaaagaaactgaatcctaagatggtcattgttctctcctaatctgttttacaaccaacatttgatttgcaaatagtttttaatttagttttctaaaacaacaatccaattcattgatctttattttctgcaaattaggttaattgtagtttaattgcaaagctataaaatcaacacactttccacatactccctgagttcgatacccatttaccattgtctatagttgttattgggattaaatttgtgTGTACCTACGACAGCACGTCAGTTGCTTTTGGACAGTTCCAAGtgatgtgaccaacttcttgacatttgtAACAGGTTCTTATCTCTTTCCTCTGATGAGCTTCagttttcttcttttcagcaagaaattcctgatttgactgtctccagaatgagctcttcttttcatcctcagcagatttacctgaaacaaattttgtatttttagaaattttctcatttttataattttctggtgaaacaaaaccaagacctttctttttgaaattaccgttatggtttggtttcttttgaaaaccagaaccagaactgtaaccttttttcttgtttaaccgttgttgaactcttgaagtgttctttttaggtttttcaaaaagatttaaatcttttatttcagaaatattaatttctgtcattttgaaaacctttttgatcatgtcaggtttaacacctcttattggaaactctttatcaaaatataatttgtcagaatcattcaaagtatatgcaacttcaaatgtttcgtcattcaaattagattttgacaacaaaaattcatTACTATACACCCGTTTCCCCaacgattttgaactcttttaAGAGGAACTCGAACTCCAGACTGacaaacacgaactttcggactcggactttgactctgactcctcatccttatcaaacacctgatcgaccaccctttttattaattcggactcatgatctgtgtcagACGCCGTGAACGTgatgtcaatattgtctggtaaaacatcggttatctcggactctaactttatattgactgcccttttacttgttcctcattcggttttctaggcgaatacccatcccaaatcggaggcggacacttgttataactaacgctctgtttcttaccagtatccttcttcttaggcttctcatcatcttgaaaagcttccaaacctgcaacagtcggataaattcggtCAATTATATAATCAGAACTCGAATAACTTCTcagtaatcgtctgattctttcattttcagctttctcagtttccaactcttgtttcCATTTCACGCATTCTTCAATATAAAAATTTATCTCTGtctgctttgacatcattgtTGCAGTCATCATTTTCAAAGCACCTTCTCTTTCCGAGTTTGCCTTTTGCAAACTATTCACAGTTTTGTttaacacatcatatgattctttcacattcTTGACATCAAACagcaacttttctttcaacttttctaaatcactaaacctctcatctttttcattacattgtttgcatggttccaaacatGTAATACAAGGTTTTGTGATTTCAACAATCGTAACTTCATTTATTTCTTTTGCagcttcaactatcttctcaacaaccTTAACTTCATTtatttcttttgcagcttttctctctttaagtttcttcaatttatctgcaaaataaaattcaaaactggcagaagataaatgagtttttataacatttatctgttcaatttcttcatcatcatcactgctttctgttgaactgttttctgaagaaacagattcttcatcttgacttttctcttcatcagataacacagctatccattctttcatcaactctggcttttgaacaatttgtGCAATAAAAGCTTTAAACTCCCCATTCTCATCcacatatttatcccagctaaagcctggagccattttctcatcatcttgatcaataataccagtataagctttcttatttgcatcttcaatCATTCtggcatgtgcagtttgtggttccttttgttgatgtggttgatgagcaacctattgatatatggctttttgatagtaatcatcttttccaaaaggattctctGCTCCACTAGCTTTCTGAtttttgcactctctcttgaaatgacctttctccctgcatcgaaaacaagtaactttagatttataaaaacccaaagttgaaacatgagcatctaaaaaatcatttcttcctgtaatcattttgaacttttcagctcttcttaagacactagctaagcaccactttatatccatgaGTTCTAATTCTtctgcatcgatctgatcgtaatcttcctttgttagcataggatttccaattcttccagcaatcaatccttcataagattccaaagcAGTAACCAGTAATTCCATATGAATTTTAACAACTTCTCTAGAAAAATTctgaccattttgaagatgcaaagcaacattgcactgaatcatatgtTCATTACCAACATTtgaactttgaacacttggaggattaacatttgaaaatccactagtgttgatTGAACTTTGACTGACCGATCCGGATGAATTTCctgcactgaaagcggtttggatctttggacttgcttcaacagtttgaacatttcGTTTGTAGTACAAtttgatgtcttgttgattgctcgagttgttcattctggcaatcttttgctgttcaagatcctgtgcctcaagtttttcaataaactgtccAATTGACAATCTACTAAACTCTCCTAAATTCTTTAAGATCAtgagataagtaccccattctttctgtggtaaTGCGTCAGCtaacttttcaacccattctgctggagttttagtaattttcaactgagacatggtacgcacaagatgacaatatctctcaataagaCTCTTTGTAGTCTCCCCTGGCGCACTGGTAAACaactcaaactcttttttcagcaaagatgctttactcttgagcatttctatacttccttcaaactttttcttaagtgcttcccaaatcgaaaacgcactcccatcatgctgaagcaaaacaaatatatcctctttaacCGCTTCTTGTAAAagattgatcatcattttctctcctttataactatCTCTCTCTTTGTCTGAAAATTCTGAGATGATTTTGTCAACATTCAAACCAGTCTGTGGTCTAACATATTGtgtttcaatgctttcccaacctcttagatggtttgcctgaacccagttcttaAATCTTTCTTTCCAGATAGCTGGTATTCTTCAATACCCATAAGCTTCGGGGGCTTTTGCAAAGTTTCGGTTTCATTCTCCaggttcatgttttgagcaacggtagccggagtagtcggagatgtagcaaatgcgttgtagaactcttctGCCATGATTCGGAAAAAAATTTCATAAAGAGtccctttcaaacgagattaggTTTCAAACGAAAATACTCCAAGTGAGATTACCTGCACACTCAACTTCAAATGAAATTAAAAGTTCAAACGGAATCACCAAAAGGAatttaattccgtgcggaattaacaaccagttcaaacgaaattatgtttttggagcgaaatcactaattccgtgcggaattagttaacgctttcaagcgaaattatgaACAAACgttaatttcgtgcggaattaagaTGCTATTCCACGCGAAATTAGGTTGACGTCATCATTTCGATACtaaatttcaaacgaaattacaaatattttcttttttagaTTGAATTatggtccaattctttcaaggattcttTAGAACACTGTTATGCTTgtaatatgtgaaattcagatcattttaaccgtgaaaacttgttcaattgagaaaagaaggtgtagaagtaagaaaatgagatgaaatcaagctgaaatctacagaactcctcctcctaagctctgataccaattgtaggatcgttgtcggacccgagacgagtcgatcagaggtgttctacacaatatgaaaggcggaaacagacatattgtgTGTGATTCAGCAAGATATACACTTTTAACTGTCTTTCTATTGATCTGGTAACAATTACAAGtctgtagacacttcgacagagctttgCCGTCAGAAAACCCCAAACTAATCTCGTGCCAAATTAAACGATATCACATCTATTTATAGCCTGTCTAATTCCGTACAAAACACACTCATGCGGAATTACTACTAAATCACAAATACAACCGAAATTAACACTGCAAACGGAATTTTATGTAATTCCGTGTAGAATTACATCTTGACgtcttcaagcgaaattaagtCTTTATCTTGCTTTCTTGATCTTCGCGCCCTGAGTagtgcaagactcgatacaagacgaagtcagcagacgtatgcaccaacaattatggaaaataaataaagaaagaaaaagaaagactGTTAATATAAGGTTTATGGGCTTTTAAAAGAAACATGAATTTTAAATATACTTAACCAATTCTAACAGAAGTGTTGTGTTTTCTTTTATTCATTTGAACATTGATAACAAGTATTTAGAACATTGATAACAAGAAAGACTGTTTATGTTTCTCTTCTTTACTAAGCAACCTACTGTCGACATATTACAAAACCATTGTTACTGTGTTATGCGTTTGGTTTAATTATCTCAACAGTTCATTATACGAAATTtaaaaagaaaggaattgaatCGAAGGAAGTAAGTATACCGAAACGATGAAGACGAAGGAGGTGTTCCGGTGACTTCGGTTCTCCGGTGAATGCTCCATGTTTTTCCGCCGAGCTCGGGCGATTCGCGGGTTCCGGTTCGTGCTCTGACGTGCGTCCCCGTTCTCCGGCAACACCTCGAGTGTTCCGGCAAGTGTGCAAAGCTATTCGAAAAGTGTTATAGTGTTGCGGTGTCGAGATGTGTCGAGAAAAGGATCTTGCATGGATGATATAATATAGGTGTGTCGGTCATCGATGATTAGGAAGGTTTCTTAGGCGGGAAATGCATTGGGATGGATTCACGGCTCGGTTCGTGATTGATCGTAAAAAGGAAACGCAGAAACAATGAACGAAATCCCGAAAATCAGCATGTTGCCATATGTTCCATCAAACCTTCGTTTGGGCGGcaaagttcttttttttttcttcatttttttaaAGAATTCAAACATCATATGAAGTTATGATAACTAGGTATGAACTTTCATCAGCCATGCAACCATACAAATGCAAATGCAAATTGTAATATTTTGTATGTATAAAGGTGGTAGTGTTCaaaataattttaataataatatggTAGTTTCCATTATAAGAAGGAATTGAGTTTTAAATGTGTCACCCAAGGTCCCTTAACTTCTAAGGACCTAACTAACTAAATAGGTTAACTTGCTTACGTTATGAACTTATTTTAACCTAACAAAATTAACtagattttattttataaaagcaaaactTATAATTTTAaagttaattaattaaacaattaaataaataactaacCATATTTAATAACGGATTAAACTAACGATAAAATCTTTCAACGATTATTTATTTCGCGAAAAATTCCGTTGGTTCGAGGTTAGGATTCgaatttcaaaacgggtcggattttggataTCCG encodes:
- the LOC110889010 gene encoding uncharacterized protein LOC110889010; the encoded protein is MELAHQAHWAIKTVNADYDEAGKLRKLQLSEIEEIRDEAYECASAYKDKLKKVHDAKLRKKTFEVGQKVCKWMGPYVVRRVGRFGDVDIQDEHTLKQQTVNGHRLKPYLEGNDINNLELDKAGYILCPVDDEQP